One stretch of Pararhizobium qamdonense DNA includes these proteins:
- a CDS encoding LysE family translocator: MPPIELLIAFIATTAVFAYIPGPAMLYAAAQTIARGRWSGLMAALGIHIGGYAHVLAAAAGLSILFHAVPALYLIVKLAGAAYLVWLGISLFCAKVEGDDALPGIEPKSGRRAFFESVTVEVLNPKTAIFFVAFLPQFVDPSAVFPVWLQLAILGAIVNLIFSSADLVCVFLAGAVMTRLRRSSGAQRLLQRAGGTMLIGLGTHLALQKS; this comes from the coding sequence ATGCCGCCGATCGAGTTGCTGATTGCCTTCATCGCGACCACCGCAGTCTTTGCCTATATTCCGGGGCCGGCGATGCTCTACGCTGCGGCACAAACCATTGCGCGCGGCCGCTGGTCGGGACTGATGGCGGCGCTCGGTATCCATATTGGCGGCTATGCCCATGTTCTTGCCGCAGCAGCGGGTCTTTCCATCCTGTTTCACGCCGTGCCGGCGCTGTATCTCATCGTGAAACTGGCCGGTGCTGCCTATCTTGTCTGGCTCGGTATCTCGCTGTTTTGCGCCAAGGTGGAGGGCGACGACGCCCTGCCCGGCATCGAGCCGAAATCGGGCCGCCGGGCATTTTTCGAGAGCGTCACGGTCGAGGTTCTCAATCCGAAAACCGCGATTTTCTTCGTGGCCTTCCTGCCGCAATTCGTCGATCCCTCCGCTGTCTTTCCGGTCTGGTTGCAGCTCGCAATCCTCGGAGCGATCGTCAACCTGATCTTTTCATCCGCCGATCTCGTCTGCGTCTTCCTTGCGGGGGCGGTGATGACACGGCTGCGGCGCTCGAGCGGCGCCCAGCGTCTGCTGCAGCGCGCCGGCGGTACCATGCTTATTGGCCTAGGCACGCATCTGGCACTCCAGAAGAGCTGA
- a CDS encoding winged helix-turn-helix transcriptional regulator: MRRKSFGHARCPVARSLDTVGDWWTLLLVRDALRGACRFSDFQQSLGLAKNVLSTRLRKLVDDGIMRLEPSRLRPDRNEYHLTDKGRRLLVVILALRQWGQEQLFQDGEEMSEMIDTVTGAPPQPLRVLAEDGRALVPEDMSLRVAIR, encoded by the coding sequence ATGCGGAGAAAGAGTTTTGGACATGCGCGTTGCCCCGTCGCCCGGTCTCTGGATACGGTCGGCGATTGGTGGACGCTGCTGCTCGTTCGCGATGCATTACGGGGCGCTTGCCGCTTCAGCGATTTTCAACAGAGCCTCGGCCTGGCGAAGAACGTCCTGAGCACACGGCTTCGAAAGCTGGTCGACGACGGCATCATGCGGCTGGAGCCATCGCGTTTGCGGCCCGACCGCAATGAATACCACCTGACAGACAAGGGCCGCCGGCTGCTGGTCGTGATCCTGGCGCTGCGTCAATGGGGACAAGAGCAGCTCTTTCAGGATGGCGAGGAGATGTCCGAGATGATCGACACGGTCACCGGTGCTCCGCCACAGCCCCTTCGTGTCCTCGCTGAGGACGGCCGCGCGCTCGTTCCCGAAGATATGTCCCTGCGAGTTGCCATAAGGTGA